In Ammospiza caudacuta isolate bAmmCau1 chromosome 2, bAmmCau1.pri, whole genome shotgun sequence, a genomic segment contains:
- the SON gene encoding protein SON isoform X3 — translation MCANVEGQPNGDTIPAEQAGPSEASGAAGSCQSEQIVQKVEEVLSGALGTELQCNPDVDKNTVKNSTQSTKRSSTGEDEIPRKKAKKNKKHKSKKKKKKKKKRKKEKKHKKQPKESKLIARPGEPAGVQPAPPLVPEQSSSQVNVQQGVFAEANLVQPELCSKPAEGLDNQALGLVSHSVTDSQQSAENLGSGEGTLCAANPPFNLASIQSNIPENTSIAQTRICTSEEQIQQSHENIYPVAINASVVDTGNNTWSSIPSGIVNKSEIQKDSVEALGGTEVTLKSQGIGEVKASDAALEPEAMEVLTYSEVSHQSVSHRAAHGLGTASESVSLASGFTTTPTPANLAHPGAVTVAHMVVAGQEVKIPETTEKSLHVENVRSVERPLELGGASRTLEPSLQPSIMSGSLSMTQGSPLEASSVLKAGVPLQHPVTVSAATPVTHVEISAKTPPGPGAVTKMKDMEPAVGSVKALETTMEPVVAKDVRAAHESLQGRTVEGTTGSAAAVGASGVFLQHGVLAETRSVDRTQGSALPAGLSGMNVVAETRGLGATSEPAAVVQTFIPQTAPQVHMAEGFRSPRAKDPEGTSLLMLRESRPESESHVRGLAPSLSLQKENTQGPGGVPRPVAGVEAKPFTTASMSLQVEGVKASEEAVHCGTVASPGLPALERTPEPVVACESVEPVREAEASTGVMPWQATAEREALHASQTQSSITAQSQIMAHTGPSHTEVLRKRRDSEHVPEADARSREAILETVQTSETSSKSIQEQRVGHSAAVLESLPRVEENSMASGVLTDMQTQGSTVEHEIAARRTSTQGNELSEMEKAKYLEPASEAGGMRWLERTTESATVEVKGSETGEKLEVPMGDASAAVPEYLHAEKQQDLQVVLEAKPAAEWKSSEEAPEILGVSEIKSSEAVPKPGDVKGQETTLEHEVTAEVQYVEGVQGQQVEDMVIEKEDAEETQTSEPSVAETVLSSSHAAEEKVSAGTPVAETQDLETAPRTDVELKDAEAAAGVEAETKDLEAGPAPETDAEAGPELIEEGQLEDTPEAEDVKEATPEEDSEKRDSETSDVQPDVAARMKETLMRLENVVEKSSHRTSEKKHDSKKQKRSRSKSQSRSRKRKKKSRSRSTSRRLTSKRARSRSRNYSVSRKKHSKSRSRSVEKRERRLSSRRSRRRHSRSSDRYRSKSRSAEKRLSRRRRSRSSDHYRSKSRSVEKRLSSRRSRRRRSRSSDRYRSKSRSVEKRLSSRRSGRRRSRSSDRYRSKSRSAEKRLSSRRSGRRRSRSSDRYRSKSRSAEKRLSSRRSGRRRSRSSDRYRSKSRSVEKRLSSRRSGWRRSRSSDRYRSKSRSAEKRLSSWRSRRRHSRSSDRSKSRSRSSEKGGGKEYSWRFRNRSGSSDGSKSRSRSVEKRGRKASVRRSKRQRSKSSDRYKSRSRSVEKRDRKQSSRKSKRQRSKSSDRYKSRSKSVEKKKESSRKSKRRRSKSSERYKSRSRSVEKKRKESSKKSKRKRSKSSESVKSRSKSVEKKDKSSSAKSSSMHESSELQESAKRLDEDVPQSSFGSDDKSSNGPTSVALSDGVNGPVLPPSFGSGLSKTSESLEERSSSVEKPADLQHSATSEFDTSKTPDDQELRSTSVEKTQDSELSMTSENGSTEKAAALESSLLPELPYSTSKSRSSSVEKGGDLETSSLVEFHVSASHEGESRTAPLKEVEGPELPPALKREMELRSSLLSEGGVSSLSDGHDSQHIPGEHKELSQVLQVPERESSQLADSPRAVEAQRPFLPPEMIRPVIPDGCESGQTQEPSLASDGGHFVSPDGHGSGSSFAAPIEGHPLSIGESFKSPRGNEQRFLSVEKVKTPDVSLTSVTLCGSVEVSADVISVSSFEVHESIPSVDKALDGPTLPQVLEVDCSRSSEMHESRYLTGKIDGAGSLVMSKSGIPICHDGHKAKYNSFEQTESADLSVASELRCSILPEGYKLTSAAVEKVDIQKPSLSLESGFSMSADGCESVGTPEKLQPPVAAVPSEGGVLLLPDSYEQRPVPAEKAEMLNSSELKHLASSDGYKLRSAYSEEVQEPILVRERRCSVASDGRELASTTSERAEEPSQVCENEYTVGLDGPELTSTPAEKTELRKLYQMPEERCLESIDSQDLQSPSAQETQIQQPALVSESDHAVSWVGQELRSSSPEKAEMQEEAVVPEPEVQERSLLPESEYSESPEGQEVAEASPAEKDLQEPCLTPGSECSIFHQGQILQSGPTKSTAVQQPVLVHYAVSPEGQEGQDCSVLSENEYEASPRRHHFGSSPVEKELEEHSEASESESSMSSDSQELQPAVAGKTEGQELSLSEGECSMTPEGQELQSSPGERVLAKEPSLTSEHALSPKERESRLECAEEAEGVDSIVTAERDHLFFESQEVSFTSLQKADVRDHSPTPENEHGASPDGQELRFTAVEKVDGLEPLRVNDRASMSPDGSDLNSIPAEKMDHAMPSLLPEGRSVSPDNCSVGPGEETGDLEPSVRSERRHSTSSCQEGHEPRSPMEEEGLESSVTSEHRQSLSPEGHDQKSIADEEMDDLERRSTSPDEHESRSSTGEEAEDVEQPLTTERRCSESSDEHESRSTTGEEAEDAETSLAAERRDSISSDDRESRSAAGEDVEDGEPSLTAERRHSTSSDDHESRSSADEEAEDVTADRRSVSPDGRESRSTVGEEAEDQELSLTAERRHSTSSDEQESRSTAGEDAEDVEPSSAAEQRDSTSSDEQESRSTAGEEAEDAEPLTAEHRRSASPDGAESRSTTAEEEGEDAEPSLTAEQRESTSSDERESESSSGEEEGEEAEPSLADEEKQDSVPLEQSEEQDSSFVPESRRSESSEREKSRSKSVDKASDKESPQRSVSRHSKSPAHQKSRSTSVEKTADKESVRRYRRRRSRSTARQRSQSTSVEKTADKESSRRSRRRRSRSAARQRSQSKSVEKAADKESSRRSRSRRSRSSQRRSKRYDTDSRSRRNRSRSATRRRASRSRSSSVSRSRHRRRSRSRSASRRRRSLSRDRRKRSQRNRSRSTDRRRRRSDSRDRRISLRLRSRSRTPLRQRRSRSRGRRRSSSRSPIRLRRSRSSGRRRYSRSPDRRRSRSSEFSSRSPKRLTDLDKAQLLEIAKANAAAMCAKSGVPLPPSLMPLLSQKKDDKANQKSSRDTLKELTEKCKKIAQSTDDVIVNKPHVSDEEEEERPFYNHPFKLSEPKPIFFNLSTPSIKPAPPPQPKNQVSLSKEFPVSSGSQHRKKEADSVYGEWVPVDKNGKDDGKDDVFPKPAIECVDITTAMNDRAVAQKRLNENSFDLEAMCMLNRAQEQIDAWAQSNSIPGQFTGSTGAQILSSDELTNSGPQAWIRKDQFLRAAPVTGGMGAQLMRKMGWREGEGLGKNKEGSVEPIMVDFKTDRKGLVAVGEKAQKRSGHYVVMKDLSGKHPVSALMEICNKRRWTPPEFVLVDDSGPDHRKHFIFKVRVNGNEYRPTFASLNKKHAKATAATAALQAMGLVPKESMVNTTMFRSASHR, via the exons GGAGAGCCTGCAGGCGTGCAGCCAGCCCCTCCCTTGGTGCCAGAGCAGTCCAGCTCCCAAGTGAATGTACAGCAAGGAGTGTTTGCAGAGGCAAACCTGGTGCAGCCAGAACTGTGCTCCAAACCTGCTGAGGGGCTTGATAATCAAGCTTTAGGACTTGTTTCTCATTCAGTGACTGATTCTCAGCAATCTGCAGAAAATCTTGGAAGTGGGGAGGGGACTTTGTGTGCAGCAAATCCTCCATTTAATTTAGCAAGCATCCAGTCTAATATCCCAGAAAATACTAGTATAGCTCAAACTAGAATTTGCACTAGTGAAGAACAAATTCAACAGtcacatgaaaatatttatccTGTAGCTATTAATGCCAGTGTTGTTGATACTGGAAATAATACTTGGTCCAGCATCCCCTCTGGAATTGTCAATAAATCAGAGATTCAGAAAGATTCAGTAGAAGCACTGGGAGGTACAGAAGTCACTCTTAAATCTCAAGGCATTGGGGAAGTAAAAGCTTCGGACGCAGCTTTGGAGCCTGAGGCCATGGAGGTGTTGACTTACTCGGAAGTATCTCATCAGTCTGTGTCTCACAGGGCAGCACATGGGTTAGGAACAGCTTCAGAATCCGTGTCCCTGGCAAGTGGTTTCACAACAACCCCTACACCTGCAAATTTGGCACATCCAGGTGCTGTGACTGTAGCTCACATGGTTGTGGCTGGGCAAGAAGTGAAAATTCCAGAAACAACTGAAAAATCTCTGCATGTGGAAAATGTGAGAAGTGTGGAGAGACCTTTGGAACTGGGGGGTGCGAGCAGAACTTTggagccatccctgcagccctcaaTAATGTCTGGGAGTTTGAGCATGACCCAGGGCAGCCCTTTGGAGGCTTCCAGTGTTCTGAAAGCAGGTGTACCTTTGCAACATCCTGTGACAGTGTCTGCAGCCACCCCTGTGACCCACGTGGAAATAAGTGCCAAAACACCTCCAGGACCAGGAGCTGTTACTAAAATGAAGGATATGGAACCAGCTGTGGGGAGTGTGAAAGCTTTAGAAACAACCATGGAACCTGTTGTAGCAAAAGATGTTAGAGCAGCTCATGAAAGTCTGCAAGGCAGAACTGTGGAAGGAACCACtggttctgcagcagcagtgggtgcATCAGGAGTGTTCCTACAGCATGGAGTCTTGGCAGAAACAAGGAGTGTGGACAGAACCCAGGGATCTGCACTTCCAGCAGGATTGTCAGGTATGAACGTGGTTGCAGAGACAAGAGGATTAGGAGCAACTTCAGAACCTGCAGCAGTTGTACAGACATTCATTCCCCAAACAGCTCCACAAGTCCACATGGCAGAGGGTTTTAGAAGTCCACGAGCAAAGGATCCAGAAGGTACTTCATTGCTGATGCTGAGAGAATCAAGACCTGAGAGTGAATCACATGTGAGAGGTTTGGCACCTTCCCTGTctttgcagaaggaaaacacacaAGGTCCAGGAGGAGTCCCGAGACCAGTGGCTGGGGTGGAAGCAAAACCTTTCACAACAGCTTCAATGTCCTTACAGGTAGAAGGTGTGAAAGCTTCAGAAGAAGCTGTGCATTGTGGAACTGTTGCAAGTCCGGGACTTCCTGCCTTAGAAAGGACTCCTGAACCTGTGGTTGCATGTGAAAGCGTGGAACCAGTTAGAGAGGCTGAGGCATCAACAGGGGTGATGCCGTGGCAAGCcacagcagagagagaagctCTCCATGCAAGCCAGACACAGAGTTCCATCACTGCACAGTCACAGATCATGGCACACACAGGACCCTCACACACTGAGGTGCTGAGGAAGAGAAGGGATTCGGAACACGTTCCAGAAGCAGACGCAAGGAGCAGAGAAGCAATCCTAGAAACTGTGCAGACTTCAGAAACCAGTTCAAAATCTATTCAGGAACAAAGAGTAGGTCATTCAGCAGCAGTGTTGGAGTCTTTGCCCAGAGTGGAAGAAAACAGTATGGCCTCAGGAGTACTGACAGATATGCAAACTCAGGGATCTACTGTAGAACATGAAATTGCAGCAAGGAGGACTAGCACACAAGGAAATGAGCTCTCAGAAATGGAGAAAGCAAAATATCTGGAACCAGCATCAGAAGCTGGAGGAATGAGGTGGTTAGAGAGAACAACAGAGTCTGCAACAGTAGAGGTGAAAGGTTCTGAAACAGGTGAAAAGCTTGAGGTACCCATGGGTGATGCTTCAGCAGCTGTTCCAGAATACTTGCATGCTGAAAAGCAACAAGATCTTCAGGTAGTTCTAGAAGCAAAACCTGCTGCAGAATGGAAGAGTTCAGAAGAGGCTCCAGAAATCTTGGgtgtttctgaaataaaatcttCTGAAGCAGTTCCAAAACCAGGGGATGTGAAAGGCCAGGAAACCACACTGGAACATGAAGTGACAGCCGAGGTACAATATGTAGAAGGAGTGCAGGGTCAACAGGTGGAGGATATGGTGATTGAGAAGGAAGATGCAGAAGAGACTCAAACATCTGAGCCTTCAGTCGCAGAAACAGTTTTAAGTTCTTCAcatgcagcagaggaaaaagttTCAGCAGGGACTCCTGTAGCAGAAACACAAGATTTGGAAACAGCTCCTCGTACTGATGTAGAGCTGAAAGATGCAGAAGCGGCTGCAGGGGTGGAGGCAGAGACAAAAGATTTGGAAGCAGGTCCAGCACCTGAGACTGATGCAGAAGCAGGTCCAGAACTTATAGAGGAAGGCCAGTTGGAAGACACTCCAGAGGCTGAGGATGTCAAAGAAGCAACTCCTGAGGAGGACTCAGAGAAAAGAGACTCAGAAACATCCGATGTGCAGCCTGATGTGGCAGCACGAATGAAGGAGACTCTCATGAGGCTTGAGAATGTTGTTGAAAAAAGTAGTCATAGAACCAGTGAGAAAAAACATGattcaaagaaacagaaaaggagCCGTTCCAAGTCTCAGTCCAGGTCTAGGAAGCGGAAGAAAAAATCAAGGTCACGTTCCACTTCCAGACGTTTGACCTCTAAAAGAGCGCGTTCTAGGAGCAGAAACTATTCAGTTTCCAGAAAAAAGCATTCCAAATCTAGGTCCCGCTCTgtggagaagagagagagaagattGTCTTCCCGGCGGTCCAGGCGCAGACATTCTCGGTCATCTGACCGTTACAGGTCTAAATCCAGATCAGCAGAAAAGCGATTGTCCAGACGGAGACGCTCCAGGTCGTCTGACCACTACAGGTCTAAATCCAGGTCAGTGGAGAAGCGGCTGTCCTCCCGAAGGTCCAGACGCAGACGCTCCAGGTCGTCTGACCGCTACAGATCCAAGTCCAGGTCCGTGGAGAAGCGATTGTCCTCCCGAAGATCTGGGCGCAGACGTTCCAGGTCTTCCGACCGCTACAGGTCTAAGTCACGGTCAGCAGAGAAGCGATTGTCCTCCCGGAGGTCTGGGCGGAGACGTTCCAGGTCCTCTGACCGCTACAGATCCAAGTCACGGTCAGCAGAGAAGCGATTGTCGTCCCGGAGGTCTGGGCGGAGACGTTCCAGGTCTTCTGACCGCTACAGATCCAAGTCCAGGTCAGTGGAGAAGCGATTGTCCTCCCGAAGATCCGGGTGGAGACGTTCCAGGTCGTCCGACCGCTACAGGTCTAAGTCACGGTCAGCAGAAAAGAGGTTGTCCTCCTGGCGATCCCGCCGCAGACATTCCAGGTCCTCTGACCGTTCAAAATCTAGATCCAGGTCTTCAGAAAAGGGAGGAGGCAAAGAGTACTCCTGGAGGTTCAGGAATCGGTCTGGTTCTTCTGATGGTTCAAAATCCAGGTCAAGATCTGTTGAGAAAAGAGGTCGGAAGGCGTCTGTGCGGAGGTCCAAACGTCAGCGCTCAAAGTCCTCGGATCGCTACAAGTCTCGGTCCAGGTCAGTAGAAAAAAGGGATCGAAAGCAATCGTCACGGAAGTCTAAACGTCAGCGCTCCAAGTCCTCTGACCGCTACAAGTCTAGATCCaaatcagtggaaaaaaagaaggaatccTCGCGAAAATCCAAGCGTCGACGCTCAAAATCTTCTGAGCGTTACAAGTCTAGGTCTAGGTCTGTCGAAAAAAAGCGCAAGGAGTcttcaaaaaaatccaaacgGAAACGTTCCAAGTCCTCTGAAAGTGTTAAGTCAAGGTCCAAATCTGTAGAAAAAAAGGATAAGTCATCCTCAGCAAAGTCCAGTAGCATGCATGAGTCTTCTGAACTTCAGGAGTCAGCCAAACGTCTTGATGAAGATGTTCCTCAGTCTTCTTTTGGAAGTGACGATAAATCCTCTAATGGTCCCACATCAGTAGCTTTGTCTGATGGAGTAAACGGCCCAGTGCTGCCACCATCATTTGGAAGTGGATTATCCAAAACTTCGGAGAGCCTTGAGGAAAGGTCCTCATCTGTTGAAAAACCAGCAGATCTGCAGCATTCTGCCACATCTGAATTTGATACTTCCAAAACCCCAGATGACCAGGAACTGAGATCCACATCTGTGGAAAAAACACAGGATTCAGAGCTGTCTATGACATCTGAAAATGGATCAAcggaaaaagcagcagctctggagtcTTCATTGCTACCTGAACTTCCATACTCCACATCCAAGTCAAGATCCTCATCTGTTGAAAAAGGAGGAGATCTAGAAACTTCTTCATTAGTAGAATTTCATGTCTCTGCATCCCATGAAGGTGAGTCCAGAACTGCACCTCTCAAAGAAGTAGAAGGTCCGGAGCTTCCTCCAGCACTAAAAAGAGAGATGGAACTTCGGTCATCTCTCCTGTCTGAAGGTGGAGTCTCCAGCTTGTCTGATGGTCACGATTCACAGCATATCCCTGGTGAGCACAAAGAGCTTTCACAGGTCCTGCAAGTACCTGAACGTGAGTCTTCCCAGCTGGCTGACAGCCCTAGAGCAGTGGAAGCTCAGAGGCCTTTCCTGCCACCTGAGATGATCCGCCCTGTGATCCCTGATGGCTGTGAGTCAGGCCAGACGCAGGAGCCTTCTCTGGCTTCTGACGGTGGACATTTTGTGTCTCCTGATGGACATGGATCAGGATCCAGCTTCGCTGCACCAATAGAGGGGCATCCATTGTCGATAGGCGAGTCTTTTAAGTCACCACGTGGAAATGAACAAAGATTTTTATCTGTAGAAAAAGTCAAGACTCCAGATGTTTCCCTGACATCTGTAACATTGTGTGGTTCTGTTGAGGTGTCTGCTGACGTCATTTCAGTGTCTTCTTTTGAAGTTCATGAGTCCATACCATCTGTTGACAAAGCTTTAGATGGTCCAACACTTCCACAAGTGCTTGAAGTTGACTGCTCCAGATCTTCAGAAATGCACGAATCAAGATATCTGACTGGAAAAATAGATGGTGCGGGATCTTTGGTCATGTCTAAAAGTGGGATTCCCATATGCCACGATGGCCACAAAGCAAAGTACAACTCCTTTGAGCAAACAGAGAGTGCAGACCTGTCCGTGGCATCTGAGCTCCGGTGTTCCATCTTGCCTGAAGGCTATAAATTGACATCTGCTGCAGTTGAAAAAGTGGATATCCAGAAGCCTTCTCTCTCACTGGAAAGTGGCTTCTCCATGTCTGCTGATGGCTGTGAATCAGTGGGCACACCTGAAAAACTACAGCccccagtggctgctgtgccaTCAGAAGGTGGAGTTCTGCTGTTGCCTGACAGTTATGAGCAGaggcctgtccctgcagagaaagcagaaatgctgAATTCATCTGAACTGAAACACCTGGCATCCTCTGATGGCTACAAGCTGAGATCTGCCTACAGTGAAGAAGTGCAGGAGCCCATTCTGGTACGGGAACGCCGGTGTTCTGTTGCCTCCGATGGTCGTGAGTTGGCATCCACCACTTCTGAAAGAGCTGAGGAGCCTTCTCAAGTGTGTGAAAACGAGTACACAGTAGGGCTTGATGGTCCGGAGTTGACATCAACCCCTGCTGAAAAAACGGAGTTGCGGAAGCTTTATCAGATGCCTGAAGAAAGATGTCTGGAGTCCATCGACAGCCAGGACCTGCAGTCACCCTCTGCTCAAGAGACACAAATACAACAGCCTGCTCTGGTGTCTGAAAGTGATCATGCCGTGTCCTGGGTGGGCCAGGAGTTGAGGTCCAGCTCTCCTgagaaggcagagatgcaggaggaggctgtggtTCCAGAACCAGAAGTGCAGGAGCGTTCTCTGCTGCCTGAAAGTGAATATAGTGAGTCTCCTGAGGGccaggaggtggctgaggccagccctgctgagaaggacCTGCAAGAACCTTGTCTGACACCTGGCAGTGAATGTTCCATCTTCCATCAAGGCCAGATACTGCAGTCTGGCCCCACCAAAagcacagcagtgcagcagccagtgctggtcCATTACGCTGTATCTCccgaggggcaggaggggcaggactGTTCTGTGCTGTCTGAAAATGAGTACGAGGCATCCCCTAGAAGGCATCATTTTGGATCCAGTCCTGTTGAAAAAGAACTGGAGGAACATTCTGAAGCATCTGAAAGTGAAAGTTCAATGTCCAGTGATAGCCAGGAGTTGCAGCCTGCTGTTGCTGGAAAAACAGAGGGGCAGGAGTTGTCCTTGTCTGAAGGAGAGTGTTCCATGACTCCTGAAGGTCAGGAGCTGCAGTCCAGCCCTGGTGAAAGAGTTCTAGCCAAGGAACCTTCTCTGACATCTGAACATGCTCTGTCACCTAAAGAGCGCGAGTCAAGATTGGAGTGTGCTGAGGAGGCAGAGGGTGTGGATTCTATTGTGACAGCTGAACGTGACCATCTCTTTTTTGAGAGCCAGGAGGTGAGTTTCACCTCTCTTCAGAAAGCAGATGTGCGGGACCATTCTCCAACACCTGAAAATGAACATGGAGCATCTCCTGATGGGCAGGAGTTGAGATTCACTGCTGTTGAAAAAGTAGATGGGCTTGAACCATTGAGAGTGAATGATAGAGCCTCCATGTCCCCTGATGGCAGCGACTTGAATTCCATCCCTGCTGAAAAAATGGATCATGCAATGCCTTCTTTATTGCCTGAAGGACGCTCAGTGTCTCCTGATAACTGCAGTGTGGGCCCTGGAGAAGAAACGGGGGATCTGGAGCCCTCTGTGAGATCTGAGCGTAGACACTCCACATCCTCCTGTCAGGAAGGTCATGAGCCAAGGTCTCCCATGGAGGAAGAGGGTCTGGAGTCCTCTGTGACTTCTGAACATAGACAATCCTTGTCCCCTGAGGGCCATGACCAGAAGTCTATTGCAGATGAAGAAATGGATGATCTGGAGAGGCGTTCCACTTCCCCTGATGAGCACGAGTCAAGATCTAGCACTGGTGAAGAAGCAGAGGATGTGGAGCAGCCTTTGACAACAGAACGTAGGTGCTCTGAGTCTTCTGATGAGCACGAGTCAAGGTCAACCACTGGAGAAGAGGCAGAGGACGCAGAGACCTCCTTGGCAGCTGAAAGAAGAGATTCCATATCCTCTGATGACCGTGAGTCGAggtctgctgctggggaagatgTAGAAGATGGGGAGCCCTCCTTGACAGCTGAACGTAGACACTCCACATCTTCTGATGACCACGAATCAAGGTCTTCAGCTGATGAAGAAGCAGAGGATGTGACAGCTGATCGTCGCTCTGTGTCTCCTGATGGACGTGAGTCAAGGTCCACTGTTGGTGAGGAAGCAGAGGACCAGGAGCTCTCGTTGACAGCTGAGCGTAGACACTCCACGTCTTCAGATGAACAGGAGTCAAGGTCTACTGCTGGTGAAGATGCAGAGGATGTGGAACCCTCCTCGGCAGCTGAACAAAGAGATTCCACCTCCTCAGACGAGCAAGAGTCAAGGTCTACTGCTGGTGAGGAAGCTGAGGATGCGGAACCTCTGACAGCTGAACACAGACGTTCCGCATCCCCTGATGGGGCCGAATCGAGGTCTACCACTGctgaagaggaaggagaggatgcAGAGCCCTCCTTGACAGCTGAACAAAGAGAGTCCACATCGTCAGATGAGCGTGAGTCAGAGTCTTCCAGTggtgaagaggagggagaggaggcagaACCCTCTTTGGCagatgaggaaaagcaggatTCCGTGCCTCTTGAGCAGTCAGAGGAACAGGACTCTTCCTTTGTCCCTGAAAGCAGACGTTCTGAGTCTTCTGAGCGTGAAAAATCCAGATCTAAATCTGTTGATAAAGCATCTGACAAGGAGTCTCCACAGAGATCTGTAAGCAGACACTCAAAGTCTCCTGCTCACCAAAAGAGTCGATCCACATCTGTGGAGAAAACAGCGGACAAGGAGTCGGTGCGGAGGTACAGACGGAGACGCTCCAGGTCCACGGCTCGCCAGAGGAGCCAGTCCACCTCTGTGGAGAAAACAGCGGACAAGGAGTCCTCACGCAGGTCCAGGCGGAGACGCTCCAGGTCTGCTGCTCGCCAGAGGAGCCAGTCCAAGTCTGTGGAGAAGGCAGCAGACAAGGAGTCCTCGCGCAGGTCCAGGAGCCGGCGCTCCAGGTCCTCCCAGCGCAGGTCCAAGCGATACGACACGGACTCGCGCTCCAGGCGGAATCGCTCCAGGTCAGCCACACGGAGAAGAGCGTCCAGATCTCGCTCCAGCTCCGTGTCACGttccaggcacaggaggagaagCAGGTCGAGGTCGGCATCACGAAGGCGGCGTTCCTTGTCCAGAGACAGGCGCAAGAGGTCTCAGAGAAACAGGTCGAGGTCCACtgacaggaggaggagaagatcGGACTCCCGGGACCGCAGGATATCGCTGCGGTTGCGGAGCAGGAGCCGGACCCCTCTGCGGCAGAGGCGCTCGCGctccaggggcaggaggaggagctccAGCCGGTCCCCGATCCGGCTGCGGCGCTCGCGCTCCTCGGGGAGGAGGCGCTACAGCAGATCCCCCGACCGGCGCCGCTCCCGCTCCTCGGAGTTCTCCAGCAGGTCACCCAAACGTCTCACAGACCTGG ACAAGGCGCAGCTCCTGGAGATCGCCAAGGCCAACGCAGCCGCCATGTGTGCGAAGTCCGGCGTGCCCCTGCCCCCCAGCCTGATGCCTCTGCTGTCCCAGAAGAAGGATGACAAAGCCAACCAGAAGTCCTCGAGGGACACCCTGAAGGAGCTCACTGAG AAATGCAAGAAGATTGCTCAGAGCACTGATGATGTGATAGTGAACAAGCCTCACGTTTctgatgaggaagaggaggaacgTCCTTTCTATAACCATCCTTTCAAGCTGAGTGAACCCAAACCTATTTTCTTCAATTTAAGT actCCCAGCATAAAACCAGCACCACCACCCCAACCAAAAAACCAGGTCAGCCTGTCCAAGGAGTTCCCTGTGTCCTCTGGGTCTCAGCATAGGAAGAAGGAGGCAGACAGTGTGTATGGAGAGTGGGTTCCCGTGGACAAGAACGGCAAGGACGATGGCAAGGACGACGTTTTCCCCAAGCCAGCCATTGAG TGTGTGGACATAACCACAGCCATGAACGACAGAGCAGTGGCCCAGAAGAGGCTCAATGAGAACTCCTTTGACCTGGAGGCCATGTGCATGCTGAACCGGGCACAGGAGCAG ATCGATGCCTGGGCTCAGTCCAACTCCATCCCCGGGCAGTTCACGGGCAGCACCGGCGCGCAGATCCTGTCCTCGGACGAGCTCACCAACAGCGGCCCCCAGGCGTGGATCCGAAAG GATCAGTTCTTAAGAGCAGCCCCTGTGACTGGAGGAATGGGAGCTCAGCTGATGAGGAAGATGGgctggagagaaggagaaggCCTTGGGAAGAACAAGGAGGGCAGCGTTGAGCCCATCATGGTGGACTTTAAGACAGATCGAAAAG